The following are encoded in a window of Desulfocurvus vexinensis DSM 17965 genomic DNA:
- a CDS encoding integrase domain-containing protein, with product MKSISLVWGTNKATLSGPRSKQHRVRQNARAFAKRLRRAGFGVQKWSKISNKHFAAVAAQMKDENVGDGRIAEVFSAARTLCETYGNDSISPTNDVFGVRRGTIANANSKAVAPGFVQGAIDKLENEHGYEYGPRCAAQIRLQWELGLRREESAKVDLVSDWDRQGRTLHVQYGTKGGRPRTLVNLSDRQQAALQSALLFVSLSDRPGIHNLMPEGMGDKWQEKLSYAARLCGFTKKESGWTLHSNRHERFYTMYVAHTGFQPPNQHESVAAFQQAAYNAAGEEWPRLDAEARDEIEVTAGNSAGRRDVSDAYLGSSQ from the coding sequence ATGAAATCCATCAGTCTGGTATGGGGCACGAACAAGGCAACATTGTCCGGTCCGCGCTCGAAACAACATCGGGTCAGACAGAATGCCCGAGCCTTTGCCAAGCGGCTTCGCCGTGCGGGCTTTGGTGTTCAGAAATGGTCCAAGATTTCTAACAAACATTTTGCAGCGGTCGCCGCGCAGATGAAAGACGAAAACGTAGGGGACGGGCGCATTGCCGAAGTCTTTTCGGCGGCCCGTACCCTGTGTGAGACCTATGGCAACGATAGCATCAGCCCGACCAATGACGTGTTCGGGGTGCGCCGTGGAACCATAGCCAATGCCAACAGCAAAGCGGTTGCCCCCGGTTTCGTGCAGGGGGCAATCGACAAGCTGGAAAACGAGCATGGTTATGAATACGGCCCCCGGTGCGCCGCTCAGATCCGTTTGCAATGGGAACTGGGGTTGCGCCGGGAAGAATCGGCCAAGGTCGATCTGGTCAGCGATTGGGATCGCCAAGGGCGCACCCTTCATGTCCAGTATGGGACGAAGGGGGGAAGGCCACGGACGTTGGTCAACTTGTCAGACAGGCAGCAGGCTGCTCTGCAGAGCGCATTACTGTTTGTCAGCCTGTCGGACAGGCCGGGGATCCACAACCTGATGCCTGAAGGTATGGGGGACAAGTGGCAAGAAAAGTTGTCCTACGCGGCCAGGTTGTGCGGTTTCACCAAAAAGGAAAGCGGGTGGACCCTGCACAGCAATCGTCATGAACGATTCTACACCATGTACGTTGCCCATACGGGTTTCCAGCCACCGAATCAGCATGAATCCGTGGCAGCCTTCCAGCAAGCCGCCTACAACGCGGCAGGGGAAGAATGGCCCCGGCTCGATGCCGAAGCCCGTGATGAAATCGAAGTGACCGCAGGGAATTCCGCCGGACGGCGTGATGTATCCGATGCCTACCTAGGCAGCAGTCAGTGA
- a CDS encoding magnesium chelatase domain-containing protein yields the protein MLAAIATAALHGIDAYRVDLEVDFSRQGMPAFSMVGLAEGAVRESKERVFSALKNSGFRLPPARITVNLAPADVRKAGSGYDLPLAVGLLAGAGVLDAARASGWFLAGELSLAGELKAVPGVLPLATLARDEGARGIIVPRANAAEAAVVEGVAVYGLGTLAEAVRFLAGEQQAEPEPGNLAALWAAREAFPLDFAEVKGQEHAKRAIEIAAAGGHNLLLL from the coding sequence GTGCTCGCCGCCATCGCCACCGCCGCCCTGCACGGCATCGACGCCTACCGCGTGGACCTGGAAGTGGACTTCTCGCGCCAGGGCATGCCCGCCTTCAGCATGGTCGGGCTCGCTGAGGGCGCGGTGCGCGAGTCCAAGGAGCGCGTGTTCTCGGCGCTCAAGAACTCGGGCTTCCGCCTGCCGCCCGCGCGCATCACCGTGAACCTCGCCCCGGCGGACGTGCGCAAGGCGGGCAGCGGCTACGACCTGCCCCTGGCCGTGGGCCTGCTGGCGGGCGCCGGGGTGCTGGACGCGGCGCGCGCCTCGGGCTGGTTCCTGGCCGGGGAGCTTTCCCTGGCCGGGGAGCTCAAGGCCGTGCCCGGGGTGCTGCCCCTGGCGACCCTGGCCCGCGACGAGGGCGCGCGCGGCATCATCGTGCCCCGGGCCAACGCCGCCGAGGCCGCCGTGGTCGAGGGCGTGGCGGTCTACGGCCTGGGCACCCTGGCCGAGGCCGTGCGCTTTTTGGCTGGCGAGCAGCAGGCCGAGCCCGAGCCCGGCAACCTCGCCGCCCTGTGGGCCGCGCGCGAGGCCTTCCCCCTGGATTTCGCCGAGGTCAAGGGCCAGGAGCACGCCAAGCGGGCCATCGAGATCGCCGCCGCCGGGGGCCACAACCTGCTTTTGTTGTGA
- the acs gene encoding acetate--CoA ligase: MDQTGALDALLQEERVFRPLPQLVIEANINPHQLEQAQRRAEQDPLAYWEDAAHELDWFKKWDRVLDDSNPPFYRWFPGARCNIVYNALDRHIETANKNKLALIWEGEPGDQRKYTYYELYREVNRFANALRTLGVAKGDRVVLYMPILPETAIAMLAVAKLGAIHSMVYGGFSAKVLRERVADAQAKVVITADGFYRNGRIINLKALVDEALAGAGAECVETCVVVHRVNVDTEMHEPRDLWYDDLVRQERPVCATEVMEATDPLFLLYSSGATGKPKGIVHAHGGYMVGIARTLDWVFDIKPTDIFWCTADAGWITGHSYVIYGPLVAGTTTVMYEGHPLYPQADRLWDVVARFGVTILYTSPTLVRMLMRFGVQYPRKKDLSTLRLLGSVGEPMNPEAWVWLYKYIGRSECPIMDTWWQTETGMFMISPLPISLLKPGSVNKPLPGIEADVVDAHGNPVPPGKGGFLVLKRPWPAMMTTIYKDPERYKKSYWEKIPGVYYAGDVARRDEDGYYWIQGRADDVMNIAGHRIGTAEVESALVAHRCVAEAAVIGIPDKIKGEVAKAFLVLHDGWQKEFETAEDLVAALRAHVRRELGPVAVVKSIEFRESLPHTRSGKIMRRILRAEELGQDAGDTSALEDPD, translated from the coding sequence ATGGACCAGACAGGAGCCCTGGACGCCCTTTTGCAGGAGGAGCGGGTTTTCCGCCCCCTGCCCCAACTGGTGATCGAGGCCAACATCAACCCCCACCAGCTCGAACAGGCCCAGCGCCGCGCCGAGCAGGACCCCCTGGCCTACTGGGAGGACGCCGCCCACGAGCTGGACTGGTTCAAGAAGTGGGACCGCGTGCTCGACGACTCCAACCCGCCGTTCTACCGCTGGTTCCCCGGCGCGCGCTGCAACATCGTCTACAACGCCCTGGACCGCCACATCGAGACCGCCAACAAGAACAAGCTGGCGCTCATCTGGGAGGGCGAGCCCGGCGACCAGCGCAAATACACCTACTACGAGCTCTACCGCGAGGTGAACCGCTTCGCCAACGCCCTGCGCACCCTGGGCGTGGCCAAGGGCGACCGCGTGGTGCTCTACATGCCCATCCTGCCCGAAACGGCCATCGCCATGCTCGCCGTGGCCAAGCTCGGGGCCATCCACAGCATGGTCTACGGCGGCTTTTCGGCCAAGGTGCTGCGCGAGCGCGTGGCCGACGCCCAGGCCAAGGTGGTCATCACCGCCGACGGCTTCTACCGCAACGGACGGATCATCAACCTGAAGGCCCTGGTGGACGAGGCCCTGGCCGGGGCCGGGGCCGAGTGCGTGGAAACGTGCGTGGTGGTCCACCGCGTGAACGTGGACACCGAGATGCACGAGCCGCGCGACCTGTGGTACGACGACCTGGTGCGCCAGGAGCGCCCCGTGTGCGCCACCGAGGTCATGGAGGCCACGGACCCGCTGTTCCTGCTCTACTCCTCGGGGGCCACGGGCAAGCCCAAGGGCATCGTGCACGCCCACGGCGGCTACATGGTCGGCATCGCCCGCACCCTGGACTGGGTCTTCGACATCAAGCCCACGGACATCTTCTGGTGCACCGCCGACGCGGGCTGGATCACCGGGCACAGCTACGTCATCTACGGCCCGCTGGTGGCGGGTACGACCACGGTGATGTACGAGGGCCACCCCCTCTACCCCCAGGCCGACCGGCTGTGGGACGTGGTGGCCCGCTTCGGCGTGACCATCCTGTACACCTCGCCGACCCTGGTGCGCATGCTCATGCGCTTTGGCGTGCAGTACCCGCGCAAGAAGGACCTCAGCACCCTGCGCCTGCTGGGCAGCGTGGGCGAGCCCATGAACCCCGAGGCCTGGGTCTGGCTCTACAAGTACATCGGCCGCTCGGAGTGCCCAATCATGGACACCTGGTGGCAGACCGAGACGGGCATGTTCATGATCAGCCCGCTGCCCATCTCGCTGCTCAAGCCCGGCTCGGTGAACAAGCCCCTGCCGGGCATCGAGGCCGACGTGGTGGACGCCCACGGCAACCCCGTGCCCCCGGGCAAGGGCGGGTTCCTGGTGCTCAAGCGGCCCTGGCCGGCCATGATGACCACCATCTACAAGGACCCCGAGCGCTACAAGAAATCCTACTGGGAGAAGATCCCCGGCGTGTACTACGCGGGCGACGTGGCCCGGCGCGACGAGGACGGCTACTACTGGATCCAGGGCCGCGCCGACGACGTGATGAACATCGCCGGGCACCGCATCGGCACCGCCGAGGTGGAAAGCGCCCTGGTGGCCCACCGCTGCGTGGCCGAGGCCGCCGTCATCGGCATCCCCGACAAGATCAAGGGCGAGGTGGCCAAAGCCTTTTTGGTGCTGCACGACGGCTGGCAGAAGGAATTCGAGACCGCCGAGGACCTTGTGGCCGCCCTGCGTGCCCACGTCCGGCGCGAGCTGGGGCCCGTGGCCGTGGTCAAGTCCATCGAGTTCCGCGAATCGCTGCCGCACACCAGAAGCGGCAAGATCATGCGCCGCATCCTGCGCGCCGAAGAGCTGGGCCAGGACGCAGGCGACACCTCCGCCTTGGAGGACCCGGACTGA
- the lepA gene encoding translation elongation factor 4 — MTKITTIRNFSIIAHIDHGKSTLADRILELTGLVSERERREQYLDRMELERERGITIKAQTVRIPYRAADGRQYILNLIDTPGHVDFSYEVSRSLAACEGALLVVDATQGVEAQTLANVYLALDHNLEIVPVLNKIDLPSADPDGVKAQIEEIVGLDCKDALAVSAKTGLGVDQVLEAIVARLPAPEGDPEAPLKALIFDSWYDTYRGVTVLFRVLDGEVFVGQKIQIFSTGRRFEVTNVGVFSPDAKDVQRLGPGEVGFLCASMKELSDAPVGDTITDAKRPCAERFPGFKTIKPMVFCGLYPVEPAEYETLKAALEKLQLNDAAFWYEPETSQALGFGFRAGFLGLLHMEIIQERLEREFEARLITTAPSVAYKVTTLAGEELLIDNPSKLPDVQKIASLAEPYARMEIHVPNEYVGGVLKLCEEKRGIQKDMRYLTATRVMITYELPFAEVVFDFFDKLKSITKGYASLDYEVIDFREADLVKLDMMINGDPVDALSIIVHRERATRYGRAVALKLKHAIPRQLFEVIVQAAIGQRIIARERNPPLRKNVTAKCYGGDITRKRKLLEKQKEGKKRMKRMGNVEIPQEAFLAALKAGED; from the coding sequence ATGACCAAGATCACCACCATTCGCAACTTCAGCATCATCGCGCACATCGACCACGGCAAGTCCACCCTGGCCGACCGCATCCTGGAGCTGACGGGCCTGGTGTCCGAGCGGGAGCGGCGCGAGCAGTACCTGGACCGCATGGAGCTCGAGCGCGAGCGCGGCATCACCATCAAGGCCCAGACCGTGCGCATCCCCTACCGCGCGGCGGACGGGCGCCAGTATATTTTGAACCTCATCGACACCCCCGGGCACGTGGACTTCTCCTACGAGGTCTCGCGGTCCCTGGCGGCCTGCGAGGGCGCGCTTTTGGTGGTGGACGCCACCCAGGGCGTGGAGGCCCAGACCCTGGCCAACGTGTACCTGGCCCTGGACCACAACCTGGAGATCGTCCCGGTCCTGAACAAGATCGACCTGCCCAGCGCGGACCCCGACGGCGTCAAGGCCCAGATCGAGGAGATCGTGGGCCTGGACTGCAAGGACGCCCTGGCCGTTTCGGCCAAGACGGGCCTGGGCGTGGACCAGGTGCTCGAAGCCATCGTCGCGCGCCTGCCCGCCCCCGAGGGCGACCCCGAGGCGCCCCTCAAGGCGTTGATCTTCGACTCGTGGTACGACACCTACCGCGGGGTCACGGTGCTCTTCCGCGTGCTCGACGGCGAGGTCTTCGTGGGCCAGAAGATCCAGATCTTCTCCACGGGCCGCCGCTTCGAGGTCACCAACGTCGGCGTGTTCTCCCCCGATGCCAAGGACGTGCAGCGCCTGGGCCCCGGGGAGGTCGGCTTCCTGTGCGCGAGCATGAAGGAGCTGTCCGACGCGCCCGTGGGCGACACCATCACCGACGCCAAGCGCCCCTGCGCCGAGCGCTTCCCGGGCTTCAAGACCATCAAGCCCATGGTCTTCTGCGGGCTGTACCCCGTGGAGCCCGCCGAATACGAAACCCTCAAGGCCGCCCTGGAGAAGCTCCAGCTGAACGACGCGGCCTTCTGGTACGAGCCCGAGACCTCCCAGGCCCTGGGCTTCGGCTTCCGGGCCGGGTTCCTGGGCCTTTTGCACATGGAGATCATCCAGGAGCGCCTGGAGCGCGAGTTCGAGGCCCGGTTGATCACCACCGCGCCGTCGGTGGCCTACAAGGTGACGACCCTCGCCGGCGAGGAGCTGCTCATCGACAACCCGAGCAAGCTGCCCGACGTGCAGAAGATCGCCAGCCTGGCCGAGCCCTACGCGCGCATGGAGATCCACGTGCCCAACGAATACGTGGGCGGCGTGCTCAAACTGTGCGAGGAGAAGCGCGGCATCCAGAAGGACATGCGCTACCTGACGGCCACGCGGGTGATGATCACCTACGAGCTGCCCTTTGCCGAGGTGGTCTTCGACTTTTTCGACAAGCTCAAGTCCATCACCAAGGGCTACGCCTCGCTGGACTACGAGGTCATCGACTTCCGCGAGGCGGACCTGGTGAAGCTGGACATGATGATCAACGGCGACCCCGTGGACGCCCTGTCGATCATCGTGCACCGCGAGCGGGCCACGCGCTATGGCCGCGCCGTGGCCCTCAAGCTCAAGCACGCCATTCCGCGCCAGTTGTTCGAGGTCATCGTGCAGGCCGCCATCGGCCAGCGCATCATCGCCCGCGAGCGCAACCCCCCCCTGCGCAAGAACGTCACCGCCAAGTGCTACGGCGGCGACATCACCAGAAAGCGCAAGCTGCTGGAAAAGCAGAAAGAGGGCAAGAAGCGCATGAAGCGCATGGGCAACGTGGAAATCCCCCAGGAAGCCTTCCTGGCGGCCCTGAAGGCCGGGGAAGACTAG
- the lepB gene encoding signal peptidase I, with protein MEPKWSKVLREWVEALLFALILALFIRSFVVQAFKIPSGSMLQTLQIGDHLLVNKFIYGIKVPFTDWTLVPLSDPEFGDVIVFEYPKDPSKDFIKRCIGLPGDTIEVRDNHVIRNGQPVDEPYLSGLPGSGGFMARDFGPVTVPEGKYFMLGDNRNNSQDSRFWGFVDRQAMVGKAWRIYWSWKTKPDPRRPGSYVTDWSGFPPVRLERLGRAVE; from the coding sequence ATGGAACCCAAATGGTCCAAAGTGTTGCGCGAGTGGGTTGAGGCACTGCTCTTTGCCCTGATCCTGGCCCTGTTCATCCGCTCCTTCGTGGTCCAGGCCTTCAAGATCCCGTCGGGCTCCATGCTGCAGACGTTGCAGATCGGCGACCACCTGCTGGTGAACAAGTTCATCTACGGCATCAAGGTGCCCTTCACGGACTGGACCCTGGTGCCCCTGTCCGACCCCGAGTTCGGCGACGTCATCGTCTTCGAGTACCCCAAGGACCCCAGCAAGGACTTCATCAAGCGCTGCATCGGCCTGCCCGGCGACACCATCGAGGTGCGCGACAACCACGTCATCCGCAACGGCCAGCCCGTGGACGAGCCCTACCTCTCCGGCCTGCCGGGCTCGGGGGGCTTCATGGCCCGCGACTTCGGGCCCGTCACCGTGCCCGAGGGCAAGTACTTCATGCTCGGCGACAACCGTAACAACTCGCAGGACTCGCGCTTCTGGGGCTTCGTGGACCGTCAGGCCATGGTCGGCAAGGCCTGGCGCATCTACTGGTCGTGGAAAACCAAGCCCGACCCGCGCCGCCCCGGCAGCTACGTCACCGACTGGAGCGGCTTCCCGCCCGTGCGCCTGGAGCGCCTGGGCAGGGCCGTGGAGTAG
- a CDS encoding GGDEF domain-containing protein codes for MRLDIYTLIAVSASAATLFGLGLFLFQTAQRTFRGLPCCGASFLAFGIGSALVALRGTVPDWASIILPNAMLVAGLACMDEGLSQFVRGRAGHRRTGLVVVLLAAAISHHYSAVQPDLQARIVSFSLAMAVLGVLCARSVLDSGGRPRLPSQWFTALVCTLTAASSLLRAGLTMLYHPGDSLLLAGPIQTLSVLAYLIFLLGCAFGIAWMSVQRYEARLLELAERDPLTGLFNRRALEERARREVLLAQRTGRPLSLVLFDVDDFKAINDTHGHKAGDRVLQALARAIGQGVRGHDIVARYGGEEFLVLLPDTDGDRAAELAERLRRALRGLGLAESGQPVPVAASCGVASLGEPEEDWDGLVVAADRALYRAKQAGKNRVVRAGAAPA; via the coding sequence ATGCGCCTGGATATCTACACCCTCATCGCCGTCTCCGCGTCCGCCGCCACCCTGTTCGGGCTGGGGCTGTTCCTGTTCCAGACGGCACAGCGGACCTTCCGGGGCCTGCCCTGCTGCGGGGCGTCGTTCCTGGCCTTCGGCATCGGCTCGGCCCTGGTGGCCCTGCGCGGAACCGTGCCGGACTGGGCCTCCATCATCCTGCCCAACGCCATGCTGGTGGCCGGGCTGGCCTGCATGGACGAAGGGCTGTCGCAGTTCGTGCGGGGCCGCGCCGGGCACCGCCGGACCGGGCTCGTGGTCGTCCTGCTGGCTGCGGCCATCAGCCATCACTACAGCGCCGTCCAGCCCGACCTGCAGGCCCGCATCGTCAGCTTCAGCCTGGCCATGGCCGTGCTGGGCGTCCTGTGCGCCCGCAGCGTGCTCGACTCCGGGGGCAGGCCCCGCCTGCCCTCGCAGTGGTTCACGGCCCTGGTCTGCACGCTGACTGCGGCGAGTTCGCTGCTGCGCGCGGGGCTGACCATGCTGTACCACCCGGGCGACTCCCTGCTGCTGGCGGGCCCCATCCAGACCCTGAGCGTCCTGGCCTACCTGATCTTCCTGCTCGGCTGCGCCTTCGGCATCGCCTGGATGAGCGTGCAGCGCTACGAGGCCCGGCTGCTGGAGCTGGCCGAGCGCGACCCGCTGACCGGGCTCTTCAACCGCCGGGCCCTGGAAGAGCGCGCCCGGCGCGAGGTGCTCCTGGCCCAGCGCACCGGGCGGCCCCTGTCCCTCGTGCTTTTCGACGTGGACGACTTCAAGGCCATCAACGATACCCACGGCCACAAGGCCGGGGACCGGGTGCTCCAGGCCCTGGCCCGGGCCATCGGCCAGGGCGTGCGCGGCCACGACATCGTGGCCCGCTACGGGGGCGAGGAATTCCTGGTGCTGCTGCCCGACACCGACGGCGACCGGGCTGCGGAGCTGGCCGAACGCCTGCGCCGCGCCCTGCGCGGGCTGGGGCTGGCCGAGAGCGGGCAGCCCGTGCCCGTGGCGGCCAGCTGCGGGGTGGCCTCCCTGGGCGAGCCCGAGGAGGACTGGGACGGGCTGGTGGTCGCCGCCGACCGGGCCCTGTACCGGGCCAAGCAGGCCGGCAAGAACCGCGTGGTCCGCGCCGGGGCCGCCCCGGCCTGA
- a CDS encoding ABC transporter substrate-binding protein, producing MRHARTAARILSAILLCVALATCGEPEPLRVGFAGPLEGRFSDLGVQGRNGLTMALEDINAAGGVLGRPLLLLARDDGPTPETAQAAVLDLAKEGVAAIVGPMTSVQTLAALPVAEEAGVPLLSPTTSTPLLSGKKDGFFRVIPASTTWARAMARYCLEQDGLRAVVTITDLDNEPYAAPYTAAFAERFTAGGGTVLADLRVHSSQAGDWEDAARQLRALGAPAVHATTSARDLAALARQLRHQGQTLRIYSSMWACTSELLQAGGKAAEGILFAVSHSADTPRPEFQRFVARYRERFGWEPNFAAAFGYECGLVLAAALRGAGGDPARLPAALAGLTELPGIVAPLRLDEFGDVQRPAFIVAVAGREFTTIATVAEP from the coding sequence ATGCGCCACGCCCGCACCGCCGCCAGGATCCTTTCCGCGATCCTGCTGTGTGTCGCCCTGGCGACATGCGGCGAGCCCGAGCCCCTGCGCGTGGGCTTCGCCGGACCCCTGGAGGGCCGCTTCTCCGACTTGGGCGTGCAGGGCCGCAACGGCCTGACCATGGCCCTGGAGGACATCAACGCCGCAGGCGGCGTGCTGGGCCGCCCGCTCCTGCTGCTGGCCCGCGACGATGGCCCGACCCCCGAAACGGCCCAGGCCGCCGTGCTGGACCTGGCCAAGGAGGGCGTGGCCGCCATCGTCGGCCCCATGACCAGCGTGCAGACCCTGGCCGCCCTGCCCGTGGCCGAAGAGGCCGGGGTGCCGCTGCTCTCGCCCACCACCTCCACGCCCCTGCTCTCGGGCAAAAAGGACGGCTTCTTCCGCGTCATCCCCGCCTCGACCACCTGGGCCCGCGCCATGGCCCGATACTGCCTGGAGCAGGACGGCCTGCGCGCCGTGGTCACCATCACCGACCTGGACAACGAACCCTACGCCGCACCCTACACCGCAGCCTTCGCCGAGCGCTTCACCGCCGGAGGCGGCACGGTGCTGGCCGACCTGCGGGTCCACTCCTCCCAGGCCGGGGACTGGGAGGACGCCGCCCGCCAGCTGCGCGCCCTGGGCGCCCCGGCGGTGCACGCCACCACCTCGGCCCGCGACCTGGCCGCCCTGGCCCGCCAGCTCCGCCACCAGGGCCAGACCCTGCGCATCTACAGCTCCATGTGGGCCTGCACCAGCGAGCTGCTCCAGGCCGGGGGCAAGGCCGCCGAGGGCATCCTGTTCGCCGTCAGCCACAGCGCGGACACCCCCCGGCCCGAGTTCCAGCGCTTCGTCGCGCGCTACCGCGAACGCTTCGGCTGGGAGCCCAATTTCGCCGCCGCCTTCGGCTACGAATGCGGCCTGGTGCTGGCCGCGGCCCTGCGCGGCGCGGGCGGCGACCCCGCCCGGCTGCCCGCCGCCCTGGCGGGGCTGACCGAGCTGCCCGGCATCGTCGCTCCCCTGCGCCTCGACGAGTTCGGCGACGTGCAGCGCCCCGCGTTCATCGTGGCCGTGGCCGGGCGCGAGTTCACAACCATCGCCACCGTCGCCGAGCCATGA
- a CDS encoding LytR/AlgR family response regulator transcription factor, with amino-acid sequence MRYLNTLLLHPDPAVRAALREHLAGVDFVRVLGEAVTAFEALELLEHVPYGIFFLGLDLPGDASGFELAQMLSGRRHKPALVFLAADESKAFAAFELGATDYLLWPPSGERFARTVARLSQFRAHFKEIPAPAPWGDGDDPDEDEQTVQLPLGEEEEDRFMKALSQAWAYGTTPRPVEIEKLPITLDGRTVLIPYTQIIFVEAYEDYSYVHTAGQKFLTSYRLKVLEDRLRQYRFFRVHRKYLVNLEMVTEIASLPGSNFMLRTQGKTRIELPISRRRITELKRILGL; translated from the coding sequence ATGCGCTACCTGAACACCCTGCTCCTGCACCCCGACCCCGCCGTGCGCGCCGCCCTGCGCGAGCACCTGGCGGGCGTGGATTTCGTGCGCGTGCTGGGCGAGGCCGTCACGGCCTTCGAGGCCCTGGAGCTTTTGGAGCACGTGCCCTACGGCATCTTCTTCCTCGGGCTGGACCTGCCCGGCGACGCCTCGGGCTTCGAGCTGGCCCAGATGCTCTCCGGGCGCAGGCACAAGCCCGCCCTGGTGTTCCTGGCCGCGGACGAGTCCAAGGCCTTCGCTGCCTTCGAGCTGGGCGCCACGGACTACCTGCTGTGGCCGCCCTCGGGCGAGCGCTTTGCGCGCACCGTGGCCCGGCTCTCGCAGTTCCGCGCGCATTTCAAGGAAATCCCGGCGCCCGCCCCCTGGGGCGACGGGGACGACCCCGACGAGGACGAGCAGACCGTGCAGCTGCCCCTGGGCGAGGAGGAGGAGGACCGCTTCATGAAGGCCCTCTCCCAGGCCTGGGCATACGGCACCACCCCGCGCCCGGTGGAGATCGAAAAGCTGCCCATCACCCTGGACGGGCGCACGGTGCTCATCCCCTACACCCAGATCATCTTCGTCGAGGCCTACGAGGACTATTCCTATGTGCACACCGCCGGGCAAAAGTTCCTGACCTCCTACCGGCTCAAAGTCCTGGAAGACCGCCTGCGCCAGTACAGGTTCTTCCGCGTGCACCGCAAGTACCTGGTGAACCTGGAGATGGTCACCGAGATCGCCTCGCTGCCCGGCAGCAACTTCATGCTGCGCACCCAGGGCAAGACGCGCATCGAACTGCCCATCAGCAGGCGGCGCATCACCGAACTCAAACGCATTCTCGGATTGTAG